A region from the Methylocystis iwaonis genome encodes:
- the secE gene encoding preprotein translocase subunit SecE, whose translation MVNPFTFLQEVRTEANKVTWPTRRETMITTGLVILMVLFASLFFVVVDSALRFGVGLLLQAGQ comes from the coding sequence ATGGTCAACCCGTTTACGTTCCTGCAGGAAGTGCGCACCGAGGCGAACAAGGTCACCTGGCCGACCCGCCGCGAGACGATGATCACGACCGGGCTCGTGATCCTCATGGTGCTGTTCGCGAGCCTTTTCTTCGTCGTCGTCGATTCCGCTTTGCGCTTCGGCGTCGGCCTGCTGCTGCAGGCCGGCCAATAA
- the nusG gene encoding transcription termination/antitermination protein NusG: protein MAMRWYIVHAYSNFEKKVAESIREGAAQRGLAEAFEEILVPTEQVVEVRRGRKVSTERKFFPGYVLVKCNLTDPVFSLIKNTPKVTGFLGADNKPMPISEDEAMRIKGQVAEGVERPKATISFEVGETVRVADGPFASFNGLVEEVDEARSRLKVAVSIFGRPTPVELEFGQVEKV from the coding sequence ATGGCCATGCGCTGGTATATCGTCCACGCCTATTCGAACTTCGAAAAGAAGGTCGCTGAGTCGATCCGCGAAGGCGCCGCCCAGCGGGGCCTGGCCGAGGCTTTCGAGGAAATCCTCGTGCCGACCGAGCAGGTCGTCGAGGTGCGCCGCGGGCGTAAGGTGTCGACCGAGCGCAAGTTCTTCCCCGGCTATGTGCTGGTGAAGTGCAATCTGACGGACCCGGTGTTCTCGCTCATCAAGAACACGCCGAAGGTCACAGGCTTTCTCGGCGCCGACAACAAGCCCATGCCCATCTCCGAAGACGAGGCGATGCGGATCAAGGGCCAGGTCGCCGAGGGCGTCGAACGTCCCAAGGCGACGATTAGCTTCGAGGTCGGCGAGACGGTGCGCGTCGCGGACGGCCCCTTCGCCTCCTTCAACGGCCTGGTCGAGGAAGTCGACGAAGCCCGCTCGCGCCTCAAGGTGGCGGTCTCGATCTTCGGCCGCCCGACGCCTGTCGAACTGGAATTCGGTCAGGTCGAAAAAGTCTGA
- a CDS encoding helix-turn-helix domain-containing protein yields MSLPSNSCGVSMEASDLRFDLPGLSLEQRLRRWRDAVGDHLVDVDMRAPSDAPVREAFTGSMTVHPFQDGSLTLVDAAFQRLDRTAERIRRASTETALLTLILSGECRISQRDRVARLGPGDLCLYESVSPYRLEVAARTRAIVVTADRASVEAALGDLRPFVAAPLSSASAPGGLAANYWNDLVLRLPALDPMSARRLVAAGLEIVSAGLAVTYGHAQPAGAALTLRRARAFIAGNLHRESLSGKMVATAVGLSERRLQELFQQDGATLSGHIRRARLEAARQQLADPAFEHVPIGRVADNFGFPDAAHFSRAFRARFGVSPREARAASPEERNGLRRMRNDLPSRSSPL; encoded by the coding sequence ATGTCGCTGCCCTCGAACTCCTGCGGTGTATCGATGGAAGCGAGCGATCTACGCTTCGATTTGCCTGGCCTTTCGCTGGAGCAGCGGTTGCGGCGGTGGCGGGACGCCGTCGGCGACCATCTCGTCGATGTCGACATGCGCGCTCCGAGCGACGCGCCGGTCCGCGAGGCCTTCACGGGCTCGATGACGGTTCATCCATTTCAGGACGGGTCGCTCACCCTTGTCGACGCGGCGTTCCAACGCCTGGATCGCACGGCAGAGCGTATCCGACGCGCGTCGACGGAGACGGCCTTGCTTACCCTCATTCTCTCGGGGGAATGCCGCATCTCTCAGCGCGACCGCGTCGCGCGCCTTGGGCCCGGCGATCTCTGCCTTTATGAAAGCGTGAGCCCCTATCGGCTCGAGGTCGCGGCGCGCACCCGCGCTATTGTCGTGACCGCCGACCGCGCGAGCGTCGAAGCGGCGCTCGGCGATCTTCGTCCTTTCGTCGCGGCGCCTTTGTCGTCCGCATCCGCTCCCGGCGGGTTGGCGGCGAATTACTGGAATGACCTTGTTTTGCGGCTGCCGGCGCTCGACCCGATGAGCGCGCGCCGACTCGTCGCGGCGGGTCTCGAAATCGTTTCCGCGGGCCTTGCCGTCACATATGGCCATGCGCAGCCGGCTGGCGCGGCGCTGACCTTGCGCCGGGCCAGGGCCTTTATTGCCGGGAATCTTCACCGTGAGTCTTTGAGCGGGAAAATGGTCGCCACGGCCGTCGGATTATCCGAGCGCAGGCTTCAGGAGCTCTTTCAGCAGGACGGCGCGACGCTCTCCGGCCATATTCGGCGGGCGCGCCTGGAGGCGGCGCGCCAACAGCTTGCCGATCCTGCTTTCGAGCATGTTCCAATCGGCCGGGTCGCCGACAATTTCGGTTTCCCCGACGCTGCGCATTTCAGCCGCGCCTTCCGGGCGAGATTTGGGGTGAGCCCGAGAGAAGCGCGCGCGGCGTCTCCCGAAGAGCGGAACGGGTTGCGCCGCATGCGAAATGATTTGCCTTCCCGCTCCAGTCCGCTATAA
- the rplK gene encoding 50S ribosomal protein L11, with protein sequence MAKKIAGYIKLQVPAGAANPSPPIGPALGQRGLNIMEFCKAFNAKTAQMEKGTPIPVIITAYQDRSFTFEMKQPPVSFFLKKAVGLKIGKKPASGSKTPGRNVVGKVTQAQIREIAEKKIVDLNCASIESAMSMIAGSARAMGLEVVE encoded by the coding sequence ATGGCGAAGAAAATTGCCGGCTACATAAAGCTGCAAGTGCCGGCCGGCGCGGCGAACCCCTCGCCGCCGATTGGTCCCGCGCTCGGTCAGCGCGGTCTGAACATCATGGAGTTCTGCAAGGCGTTCAACGCCAAGACGGCGCAGATGGAGAAGGGGACGCCGATCCCCGTCATCATCACCGCCTATCAGGACCGCTCCTTCACCTTCGAGATGAAGCAGCCGCCGGTCTCCTTCTTTCTGAAGAAGGCCGTTGGCCTCAAGATCGGCAAGAAGCCGGCCTCGGGCTCGAAGACTCCTGGCCGTAACGTCGTCGGCAAGGTGACGCAGGCGCAGATTCGCGAGATCGCAGAAAAGAAGATCGTCGATCTCAACTGCGCGTCGATCGAATCCGCAATGTCGATGATCGCCGGCTCCGCCCGCGCGATGGGCCTCGAGGTGGTGGAGTAA
- the rplA gene encoding 50S ribosomal protein L1 → MAHIGKRIAKAREGIERTKLYGVDDAVKLVRSRATAKFDESVEIAMNLGVDPKHADQMVRGVVNLPNGTGRVLRVAVFARGAKADEAKAAGADVVGAEDLVTTVQGGQIDFDRCIATPDMMPLVGRLGKVLGPRGMMPNPKVGTVTMDVAGAVKASKGGAVEFRVEKAGIVQGTVGKASFDEGKLVENIKAFVDAVAKAKPQGAKGTYIQRVAISSTQGPGVKVDVATLGATGA, encoded by the coding sequence ATGGCGCATATCGGAAAACGCATCGCCAAGGCCCGCGAGGGCATCGAGCGCACCAAGCTCTACGGGGTCGACGACGCTGTAAAGCTCGTGCGCAGCCGCGCCACGGCCAAGTTCGACGAATCGGTCGAGATCGCCATGAACCTCGGCGTCGACCCCAAGCACGCCGACCAGATGGTCCGCGGCGTGGTCAATCTGCCGAATGGTACGGGCCGCGTGTTGCGCGTCGCCGTCTTCGCGCGCGGCGCCAAGGCGGATGAGGCCAAGGCCGCCGGCGCCGATGTGGTGGGCGCCGAGGATCTGGTGACGACGGTGCAGGGCGGTCAGATCGATTTCGATCGCTGCATCGCCACCCCGGACATGATGCCGCTCGTCGGCCGTCTCGGTAAGGTGCTCGGCCCGCGCGGCATGATGCCGAACCCGAAGGTCGGCACGGTGACTATGGACGTCGCCGGTGCGGTGAAGGCCTCCAAGGGCGGCGCGGTCGAGTTCCGCGTCGAGAAGGCCGGCATCGTGCAGGGCACGGTGGGCAAGGCTTCTTTCGACGAGGGCAAGCTCGTCGAGAACATCAAGGCCTTTGTGGACGCTGTCGCCAAGGCCAAGCCGCAGGGCGCCAAGGGCACCTATATCCAGCGCGTCGCCATCAGCTCGACCCAGGGTCCGGGCGTGAAGGTCGACGTCGCAACGCTCGGCGCCACCGGGGCGTAA
- a CDS encoding type II toxin-antitoxin system RelE/ParE family toxin produces the protein MSFKLRPRAERDIEEIVSYIAEDSPSAALRWFEGLHRTCQRLAEMPKMGVARPEIRPDLRVFASGNYLLAYREVDDGVEIVRVLHGARKWQELL, from the coding sequence ATGAGTTTCAAGCTTCGGCCTCGGGCCGAACGCGATATCGAAGAGATCGTTTCATACATTGCCGAGGACAGTCCCTCGGCGGCGCTTCGATGGTTCGAAGGCCTCCATCGCACCTGCCAACGTCTCGCTGAAATGCCGAAGATGGGCGTCGCCCGCCCTGAAATCCGGCCTGACCTACGTGTCTTCGCCTCCGGCAACTATCTCCTGGCTTATCGTGAAGTTGATGACGGCGTCGAGATTGTGCGCGTTCTCCACGGCGCGCGGAAATGGCAGGAGCTCCTATAG
- a CDS encoding ribbon-helix-helix domain-containing protein, with the protein MGRVEKISVAVTAEMAAMMREAVETGEYASASELMREALRDWKLRRQQREQAIAELGRLWDEGMESGPANDGEEAFARLRADLSPKFPQK; encoded by the coding sequence ATGGGCAGGGTCGAAAAAATCAGCGTGGCCGTGACGGCGGAAATGGCGGCAATGATGCGAGAGGCCGTCGAAACCGGCGAATATGCCTCGGCCAGTGAGCTGATGCGCGAAGCGCTGCGGGATTGGAAGCTGCGCCGACAGCAGCGCGAGCAGGCAATTGCCGAATTAGGGCGGCTTTGGGATGAAGGGATGGAAAGCGGTCCTGCGAACGACGGCGAGGAGGCTTTCGCCCGACTGAGGGCGGACCTCTCGCCTAAGTTCCCTCAGAAATGA
- a CDS encoding ComEA family DNA-binding protein, whose translation MIRNLLLAAALLAAAPALAEAPVAKPTTSAPVATMTQAPSAKMAAEAQRLDLNTATVQQLSEVKGFNKTIAEAIVKARPFKQVDELAAKKIVTGEVLTQVKDQLIVR comes from the coding sequence ATGATCCGCAATCTTCTTCTCGCCGCCGCCCTCCTCGCCGCCGCCCCGGCCCTCGCCGAAGCGCCGGTCGCCAAGCCCACGACGTCCGCCCCGGTCGCGACCATGACTCAGGCGCCCTCCGCCAAAATGGCGGCCGAAGCCCAGCGCCTGGACCTCAATACCGCGACCGTCCAGCAGCTCTCCGAGGTGAAGGGCTTCAACAAGACGATCGCCGAAGCCATCGTAAAGGCGCGCCCGTTCAAACAGGTCGACGAGCTGGCGGCGAAGAAGATCGTCACCGGCGAGGTTCTCACCCAGGTAAAGGACCAGTTGATCGTCCGCTGA
- the pth gene encoding aminoacyl-tRNA hydrolase: protein MLLFVGLGNPGRQYAKNRHNIGFMALEAIARRNGFAAARARFQGLVSEGNIGGEKVLLLQPQTYMNESGRSVGEAARFHKIPVGDIVVFHDELDLAPAKCRIKIGGGVAGHNGLRSITAHVGNDYKRVRMGIGHPGDKALVHGYVLNDFGKSEEPWVEALCDAIADNAPLLVKGDDNGLQSKLHLALEAKGFDTVKRVGEK, encoded by the coding sequence ATGCTGCTCTTCGTCGGCCTCGGCAACCCCGGCCGCCAATACGCCAAAAACCGCCATAACATCGGCTTCATGGCGCTCGAGGCCATCGCCCGTCGCAACGGCTTTGCGGCCGCCCGCGCCCGCTTCCAGGGCCTCGTGAGCGAAGGCAATATCGGCGGCGAGAAAGTGCTGCTGCTCCAGCCCCAGACCTATATGAACGAGAGCGGCCGTTCCGTCGGCGAGGCCGCGCGCTTCCATAAAATTCCCGTTGGCGACATTGTCGTCTTCCACGACGAGCTGGACCTCGCGCCGGCCAAATGCCGCATCAAGATCGGCGGCGGCGTCGCCGGCCATAATGGGCTACGCTCCATCACCGCCCATGTCGGCAACGACTACAAGCGGGTGCGCATGGGCATCGGCCATCCCGGCGATAAGGCGCTGGTGCATGGCTATGTGCTGAACGACTTCGGCAAAAGCGAGGAGCCCTGGGTCGAGGCGCTCTGCGACGCCATCGCCGACAATGCGCCGCTGCTCGTCAAAGGCGACGACAACGGACTGCAAAGCAAGCTGCATCTCGCCCTGGAGGCCAAGGGCTTCGACACGGTGAAGCGGGTCGGCGAAAAATGA
- a CDS encoding 50S ribosomal protein L25/general stress protein Ctc: MAEMKTLAATVRSGTGKGAARSVRREGRIPAVLYGGGEAPLPLSLDKKVTTQLIFAGHFLTTIFELEIDGKKERAIPRDYQLDVVRDFPIHVDFLRLKPGSRLKVNVPVHFINQETSPGLKRGGSLNIVYHAVEMYVPADNIPEAIVADLAGMDFNDSLGMSQIPLPEGCKPTNPDKNFTVASLAPPAGGGEEAAPAAAAPAKGKK, translated from the coding sequence ATGGCCGAGATGAAAACGCTCGCGGCCACGGTGCGCAGCGGGACCGGCAAGGGGGCCGCCCGCAGCGTTCGCCGTGAGGGCCGTATTCCAGCAGTGCTCTATGGCGGCGGCGAAGCGCCTCTACCGCTGTCGCTCGACAAGAAGGTCACGACTCAGTTGATCTTCGCGGGCCACTTCCTCACGACGATCTTCGAGCTCGAGATCGACGGCAAGAAGGAGCGCGCCATTCCGCGCGACTACCAGCTCGACGTCGTGCGCGACTTCCCGATCCACGTCGATTTCCTGCGTCTGAAGCCCGGCTCGCGCCTCAAGGTGAACGTGCCGGTCCACTTCATCAACCAGGAAACGTCGCCTGGTCTGAAGCGCGGCGGCTCGCTCAACATCGTGTATCACGCGGTGGAGATGTACGTGCCGGCCGACAACATCCCGGAGGCGATCGTCGCCGATCTGGCCGGCATGGACTTCAACGATTCGCTGGGCATGTCGCAGATCCCGCTGCCCGAGGGCTGCAAGCCCACGAATCCGGACAAGAACTTCACCGTGGCGAGCCTCGCCCCGCCGGCCGGCGGCGGAGAGGAAGCGGCTCCGGCCGCCGCCGCGCCCGCCAAGGGCAAGAAGTAA
- a CDS encoding beta-ketoacyl-[acyl-carrier-protein] synthase family protein, which yields MTINQSRRRVVVTGMGAVSAAGVGAQALWAAARDGVSCVRPLKLARPYQGRIKIAAQVPDFDASAHIEPELLPYCDPFTQYAIVAADEAVAQAGFARKEIGGPRTAVVIGTGIGGAHTIDDTSYHEYAEGVRPETLAVPRLIPSAAPTTLGMRYGAKGPTFALASACSSATQAIGEAFEMLRAGRADRAVAGGAEACVINGSMRAWEALRVLTPDFCRPFSMKRNGMTLGEGAAVFILETLESAQARGATPLCELAGYGTTSDAFDPLRADVEGPARCMRLALESAGIEPSAVDYLNAHGTATYANDITESEAMRAVFGDRPPPVSSTKPIHGHALGASGGLELCVTISALRDQVAPPTINFVEADPKCLVDAIPNEARKMPIRVALSNSFAFGGINGTLAVKAM from the coding sequence ATGACAATAAACCAATCGCGCCGCCGGGTCGTCGTTACCGGCATGGGCGCCGTGTCGGCGGCGGGCGTCGGGGCGCAAGCCCTGTGGGCGGCGGCTCGGGACGGCGTGTCTTGCGTCCGGCCGCTGAAGCTCGCGCGACCCTATCAGGGCCGCATCAAGATCGCGGCGCAGGTCCCGGACTTTGATGCGTCCGCGCATATCGAGCCAGAGCTGCTGCCCTATTGCGACCCTTTCACCCAATACGCCATCGTCGCCGCCGACGAGGCGGTCGCCCAGGCGGGTTTTGCGCGCAAGGAGATCGGCGGGCCGCGCACGGCTGTCGTCATCGGCACGGGCATCGGCGGGGCCCATACGATCGACGACACCTCCTACCATGAGTATGCCGAGGGCGTGCGTCCCGAGACGCTCGCCGTGCCGCGCCTCATCCCGAGCGCCGCGCCGACGACGCTCGGCATGCGCTACGGCGCCAAAGGCCCGACATTCGCGCTTGCCTCCGCCTGCTCTTCGGCGACTCAGGCCATCGGCGAGGCGTTTGAAATGCTGCGGGCCGGCCGCGCCGATCGCGCCGTCGCCGGCGGCGCCGAGGCCTGCGTCATCAACGGCTCCATGCGCGCCTGGGAAGCGCTGCGGGTGCTCACCCCCGATTTCTGCCGGCCCTTCTCGATGAAGCGCAACGGCATGACGCTCGGCGAAGGCGCTGCGGTCTTCATCCTGGAAACGCTGGAGTCGGCGCAGGCGCGCGGCGCGACGCCGCTGTGCGAGCTTGCTGGCTACGGTACGACGAGCGACGCTTTCGATCCGCTGCGCGCCGATGTCGAAGGCCCGGCGCGTTGCATGCGGCTCGCGCTCGAGAGCGCGGGGATCGAGCCCTCGGCGGTCGATTATCTGAACGCCCATGGCACAGCGACCTACGCCAACGACATCACCGAGTCCGAAGCCATGCGCGCCGTTTTCGGCGACCGGCCGCCGCCGGTTTCCTCGACCAAGCCAATTCACGGCCATGCGCTGGGCGCCTCGGGCGGTCTGGAGCTTTGCGTGACGATCAGCGCCCTGCGCGACCAGGTTGCGCCGCCCACGATTAATTTCGTGGAGGCCGACCCCAAATGCCTGGTCGACGCCATCCCCAATGAGGCGCGCAAAATGCCGATCCGTGTGGCGCTCTCGAATTCCTTCGCTTTCGGGGGGATCAACGGCACGCTGGCCGTGAAGGCGATGTAA
- the murA gene encoding UDP-N-acetylglucosamine 1-carboxyvinyltransferase has product MDKIKITGGAPLNGVIPISGAKNAALPLMIASLLTKETLTLENMPQLADVTQLERILGNHGVDFTISGKRATDTENSGRTVHFTARDIVDVTAPYELVSRMRASFWVFAPLLARMGECRVSLPGGCAIGTRPVDLLLMALEKLGANIEIENGYVVGNAKDGLVGAEIDFPKVTVGGTHTALMAASLARGATVLRNAAREPEIVDLAECLIKMGARISGAGTSTIEIEGVTSLGGARHAVMPDRIETGTYAMAVAMTGGDVLLAGARADSLQAALDALSESGATITETNEGLRVYRNGAGISPVDVETAPFPAFPTDLQAQFMALMTRAQGTSRIRETIFENRFMHVQELARLGARIKLEGDTAIVTGADHLDGAQVMATDLRASVSLVIAALAARGETTINRVYHLDRGFERLEKKLSGCGAQIERVSGQG; this is encoded by the coding sequence ATGGATAAGATCAAAATCACCGGCGGCGCGCCCTTGAACGGCGTCATTCCGATTTCCGGCGCCAAGAACGCCGCGCTGCCGCTGATGATCGCCTCGCTCCTCACCAAGGAAACGCTGACGCTCGAAAATATGCCGCAGCTTGCAGACGTCACGCAGCTCGAGCGCATTCTCGGCAATCACGGCGTCGATTTCACCATCTCCGGGAAGCGCGCGACCGACACGGAAAATTCCGGCCGCACGGTGCATTTCACAGCGCGCGACATCGTCGACGTCACTGCGCCCTATGAGCTTGTATCGCGCATGCGGGCGAGCTTCTGGGTCTTCGCGCCGCTGCTTGCCCGCATGGGCGAATGCCGCGTATCGCTGCCGGGCGGCTGCGCCATCGGCACGCGGCCGGTCGATCTTCTGCTGATGGCGCTCGAAAAACTCGGCGCCAATATCGAAATCGAGAACGGCTATGTGGTCGGTAACGCCAAGGACGGGCTCGTCGGCGCAGAGATCGACTTTCCCAAAGTCACGGTCGGCGGCACCCATACGGCGCTGATGGCGGCCTCGCTCGCGCGCGGAGCCACGGTGCTGCGCAACGCCGCGCGTGAGCCGGAGATCGTTGACCTGGCCGAATGCCTCATCAAAATGGGCGCGCGCATCAGTGGCGCAGGAACCTCGACGATCGAAATCGAGGGCGTGACGTCTCTTGGCGGCGCGCGCCACGCCGTGATGCCGGATCGGATCGAGACGGGCACTTACGCGATGGCTGTAGCGATGACCGGCGGCGACGTGTTGCTTGCGGGCGCGCGCGCCGACAGCCTGCAGGCGGCGCTCGATGCGCTCAGTGAATCAGGCGCGACGATCACCGAGACGAATGAGGGCTTGCGCGTCTATCGCAACGGGGCGGGCATTTCCCCGGTCGACGTGGAGACCGCGCCTTTCCCGGCCTTCCCGACGGATTTGCAGGCGCAGTTCATGGCGCTGATGACCCGCGCCCAGGGAACGTCGCGCATCCGCGAGACGATCTTCGAGAACCGCTTCATGCATGTGCAGGAGCTTGCGCGTCTCGGCGCGCGCATCAAGCTCGAGGGTGACACGGCGATCGTGACCGGCGCCGATCACCTCGATGGCGCGCAGGTGATGGCGACGGACCTTCGCGCCTCCGTGTCGCTCGTCATCGCGGCGCTCGCCGCCCGCGGCGAGACGACGATCAATCGCGTCTATCACCTCGATCGCGGCTTCGAGCGGCTGGAGAAGAAGCTCTCCGGCTGCGGCGCGCAGATCGAGCGCGTCAGCGGGCAGGGGTAG
- a CDS encoding LL-diaminopimelate aminotransferase: protein MSDFYRIKRLPPYVFEQVNRLKAKARAGGADIIDMGMGNPDLPAPKHVVDKLVETAGKARTDRYSASKGIAGLRRAQAGYYARRFNVKLDPETQIVATLGSKEGFANMAQAITAPGDVVLVPNPSYPIHAFGFLMAGGVIRSVPSAPTPDYFPALERAMAHSIPKPIAVIVCYPSNPTAEVASLDFYRDLVAFAKKHEIFILSDLAYAEVYFDDDPPPSVLQVPGAIDVTAEFTSMSKTFSMAGWRMGFAVGNERLCAALARVKSYLDYGAFTPVQVAATAALNGPDDCIQEMRAIYKKRRDVMVESFAQAGWPIPAPSASMFAWAPVPERFRSMSSLEFSKLLIEKADVAVAPGEGFGEHGEGYLRLALVENEQRIRQAARNLRRFFDSADQLHNVVPLAARG, encoded by the coding sequence ATGTCGGATTTTTATCGCATCAAGCGCCTGCCTCCTTATGTCTTCGAGCAAGTGAACCGGCTGAAGGCCAAAGCCCGCGCCGGCGGCGCCGACATCATCGACATGGGCATGGGTAATCCCGACCTGCCCGCCCCCAAGCATGTCGTCGACAAGCTCGTCGAGACCGCCGGCAAGGCGCGCACCGATCGTTATTCCGCCTCCAAGGGCATCGCCGGGCTGCGCCGGGCGCAAGCCGGCTATTATGCGCGTCGTTTCAACGTGAAGCTCGATCCCGAGACGCAGATCGTCGCGACGCTCGGCTCCAAGGAAGGCTTCGCCAATATGGCGCAGGCGATCACCGCGCCGGGCGACGTCGTGCTCGTGCCGAACCCCTCCTATCCGATCCACGCCTTCGGCTTCCTGATGGCGGGCGGCGTCATCCGCTCCGTGCCCTCGGCGCCGACGCCCGATTATTTTCCGGCGCTGGAGCGCGCCATGGCGCATTCGATCCCCAAGCCCATCGCGGTGATCGTCTGCTATCCGTCGAACCCGACGGCGGAGGTCGCCTCGCTCGATTTCTACAGGGATCTCGTCGCCTTCGCGAAGAAGCACGAGATTTTCATCCTCTCGGACCTCGCCTATGCGGAAGTCTATTTCGACGACGATCCGCCGCCCTCCGTGCTGCAGGTGCCGGGCGCGATCGACGTGACTGCCGAATTCACATCCATGTCGAAGACCTTCTCCATGGCCGGCTGGCGCATGGGCTTCGCTGTCGGCAATGAGCGGCTCTGCGCCGCGCTCGCGCGCGTGAAGAGCTATCTCGACTATGGCGCCTTCACGCCTGTTCAGGTGGCGGCGACGGCGGCGCTGAACGGCCCCGACGATTGCATCCAAGAGATGCGCGCCATCTACAAGAAACGCCGCGACGTGATGGTCGAGAGCTTCGCCCAGGCCGGCTGGCCGATCCCGGCGCCAAGCGCGTCGATGTTCGCCTGGGCGCCTGTGCCGGAGCGTTTCCGCTCGATGTCGAGCCTGGAATTCTCGAAGCTTCTCATCGAAAAGGCGGACGTCGCCGTCGCGCCGGGCGAGGGCTTCGGCGAGCATGGCGAAGGGTATCTGCGTCTGGCGCTGGTCGAGAACGAGCAACGGATTCGCCAGGCCGCGCGCAATCTGCGCCGTTTCTTCGACTCGGCGGATCAACTGCACAATGTCGTGCCGCTCGCGGCGCGGGGGTGA